From Ostrinia nubilalis chromosome 9, ilOstNubi1.1, whole genome shotgun sequence, one genomic window encodes:
- the LOC135074337 gene encoding ecdysone oxidase-like isoform X1: MSFMLGQPEAAMCAAGGSVSGAVTAALQFFALAQCLVQEPWPKAAHPTNDTTFDYIVVGAGTAGSVLSSRLADLDGVSVLLIEAGGDPPQESIIPGYHDVLKGTKYDWNFTTVNDKVSSQALKGGSQKQPRGKMLGGSGSLSDMVYSRGHPEDYDDWASVAGEQWNWKNVLEYFKKTEHMTDEQIVNNPELMAYHGIDGEIEVTGTNRSTFATQVFLDAFAELGFEKVKDMTNPQKMGTGRFSHTIRKGQRDSAATALLNKAGYSTKLSILKDSLVTKVIIDDKNKAVGVEVVTDNEKKIFKADKEVILSAGTFNTAKLLLLSGIGPKKHLEEMGIPVIKDLPVGHNFHDHVMVVAFLASEKGTCTEEQKDTYMHTIEYLHSRTGPLADTDSMGAYIALERESHPTVPDFAMYPTCVPVNAGFYKGCQVSLGYEDRICRELDILNQNYELIPVAVVLLKPKSRGKVTLNSKNPFDAPLIYAGTFSDEEDLAGFPKALSLARSLANATYFRGKRAFAVDLKLEACEELRGAEGLKCHARQLATPAWHAVGTSALGAVLDGALRVRGVRGLRVADAGVMPAVVRGNTNAAVVMVAERAADFIQRELRAAPGYEYYDVE; this comes from the exons GTCATTCATGCTGGGGCAGCCGGAGGCGGCCATGTGTGCGGCGGGCGGGTCGGTGTCGGGCGCGGTGACGGCGGCGCTGCAGTTCTTCGCGCTCGCGCAGTGCCTCGTGCAGGAGCCCTGGCCCAAGGCGGCGCATCCCACAA ATGACACAACCTTCGATTACATAGTTGTGGGAGCCGGAACCGCGGGCTCGGTGCTGTCGTCGCGATTGGCCGACCTGGACGGCGTGTCGGTGCTGCTGATCGAGGCGGGCGGCGACCCGCCGCAGGAGAGCATC ATCCCCGGTTATCATGACGTGTTAAAAGGGACCAAATATGATTGGAATTTCACAACCGTTAACGACAAGGTGTCAAGTCAAGCTCTAAAAGGAGGAAGCCAGAAGCAGCCGCGCGGCAAGATGCTGGGCGGCAGCGGCTCCCTCAGCGACATGGTCTACAGCCGCGGCCACCCCGAGGACTACGACGACTGGGCCTCCGTGGCGGGCGAGCAGTGGAACTGGAAAAATGTACTGGAATATTTCAAGAAGACGGAACACATGACCGACGAACAGATCGTCAACAATCCTGAGCTCATGGCCTACCACGGGATCGACGGCGAAATAGAAGTCACCGGCACCAACCGCTCGACGTTCGCAACGCAAGTATTCTTAGATGCGTTCGCTGAATTGGGCTTTGAGAAGGTGAAGGACATGACTAATCCCCAGAAAATGGGCACTGGACGATTTTCGCACACCATCAGAAAAGGTCAACGCGACAGCGCCGCGACGGCTCTTCTGAACAAAGCTGGATATAGCACCAAACTGTCTATTCTCAAGGATTCACTTGTGACGAAGGTGATAATCGACGATAAAAATAAAGCCGTAGGTGTCGAAGTCGTCACAGATAACGAAAAGAAAATCTTCAAAGCGGACAAGGAAGTCATTTTATCCGCGGGGACGTTCAACACTGCGAAGCTGCTCCTCCTGTCCGGAATCGGTCCCAAGAAGCATCTGGAGGAAATGGGCATTCCCGTCATAAAAGATTTGCCCGTGGGACATAACTTCCACGATCACGTTATGGTCGTCGCGTTTCTGGCCAGCGAAAAGGGGACGTGCACCGAGGAGCAGAAAGACACGTACATGCACACGATCGAGTATCTGCACAGTCGCACCGGCCCGCTGGCCGACACCGACTCGATGGGCGCCTACATCGCACTAGAGAGAGAATCTCATCCCACCGTCCCGGATTTCGCCATGTACCCCACCTGCGTGCCGGTCAACGCCGGTTTTTACAAAGGATGCCAGGTCTCGCTCGGGTACGAGGACAGGATCTGCCGGGAGCTCGACATCCTGAACCAGAACTACGAGCTGATCCCCGTCGCCGTCGTTCTCCTGAAGCCGAAGTCCAGGGGCAAGGTGACGCTGAACTCGAAGAACCCCTTCGACGCGCCGCTGATATACGCGGGCACGTTCAGCGACGAGGAGGACCTGGCCGGCTTCCCGAAGGCGCTGTCGCTGGCGCGCAGCCTGGCCAACGCGACGTACTTCCGCGGCAAGCGAGCCTTCGCGGTGGACCTGAAGCTGGAGGCGTGCGAGGAGCTGAGGGGTGCGGAGGGGTTGAAGTGCCACGCGCGGCAGCTGGCCACGCCGGCGTGGCACGCGGTGGGCACGAGCGCGCTGGGCGCGGTGCTGGACGGCGCGCTGCGCGTGCGCGGCGTGCGCGGGCTGCGCGTGGCGGACGCCGGCGTCATGCCCGCGGTGGTGCGCGGCAACACCAACGCCGCCGTCGTCATGGTCGCCGAGCGCGCCGCCGACTTCATCCAGCGCGAGCTGCGCGCCGCGCCCGGCTACGAGTATTACGACGTGGAGTAG
- the LOC135074337 gene encoding ecdysone oxidase-like isoform X2, protein MLGQPEAAMCAAGGSVSGAVTAALQFFALAQCLVQEPWPKAAHPTNDTTFDYIVVGAGTAGSVLSSRLADLDGVSVLLIEAGGDPPQESIIPGYHDVLKGTKYDWNFTTVNDKVSSQALKGGSQKQPRGKMLGGSGSLSDMVYSRGHPEDYDDWASVAGEQWNWKNVLEYFKKTEHMTDEQIVNNPELMAYHGIDGEIEVTGTNRSTFATQVFLDAFAELGFEKVKDMTNPQKMGTGRFSHTIRKGQRDSAATALLNKAGYSTKLSILKDSLVTKVIIDDKNKAVGVEVVTDNEKKIFKADKEVILSAGTFNTAKLLLLSGIGPKKHLEEMGIPVIKDLPVGHNFHDHVMVVAFLASEKGTCTEEQKDTYMHTIEYLHSRTGPLADTDSMGAYIALERESHPTVPDFAMYPTCVPVNAGFYKGCQVSLGYEDRICRELDILNQNYELIPVAVVLLKPKSRGKVTLNSKNPFDAPLIYAGTFSDEEDLAGFPKALSLARSLANATYFRGKRAFAVDLKLEACEELRGAEGLKCHARQLATPAWHAVGTSALGAVLDGALRVRGVRGLRVADAGVMPAVVRGNTNAAVVMVAERAADFIQRELRAAPGYEYYDVE, encoded by the exons ATGCTGGGGCAGCCGGAGGCGGCCATGTGTGCGGCGGGCGGGTCGGTGTCGGGCGCGGTGACGGCGGCGCTGCAGTTCTTCGCGCTCGCGCAGTGCCTCGTGCAGGAGCCCTGGCCCAAGGCGGCGCATCCCACAA ATGACACAACCTTCGATTACATAGTTGTGGGAGCCGGAACCGCGGGCTCGGTGCTGTCGTCGCGATTGGCCGACCTGGACGGCGTGTCGGTGCTGCTGATCGAGGCGGGCGGCGACCCGCCGCAGGAGAGCATC ATCCCCGGTTATCATGACGTGTTAAAAGGGACCAAATATGATTGGAATTTCACAACCGTTAACGACAAGGTGTCAAGTCAAGCTCTAAAAGGAGGAAGCCAGAAGCAGCCGCGCGGCAAGATGCTGGGCGGCAGCGGCTCCCTCAGCGACATGGTCTACAGCCGCGGCCACCCCGAGGACTACGACGACTGGGCCTCCGTGGCGGGCGAGCAGTGGAACTGGAAAAATGTACTGGAATATTTCAAGAAGACGGAACACATGACCGACGAACAGATCGTCAACAATCCTGAGCTCATGGCCTACCACGGGATCGACGGCGAAATAGAAGTCACCGGCACCAACCGCTCGACGTTCGCAACGCAAGTATTCTTAGATGCGTTCGCTGAATTGGGCTTTGAGAAGGTGAAGGACATGACTAATCCCCAGAAAATGGGCACTGGACGATTTTCGCACACCATCAGAAAAGGTCAACGCGACAGCGCCGCGACGGCTCTTCTGAACAAAGCTGGATATAGCACCAAACTGTCTATTCTCAAGGATTCACTTGTGACGAAGGTGATAATCGACGATAAAAATAAAGCCGTAGGTGTCGAAGTCGTCACAGATAACGAAAAGAAAATCTTCAAAGCGGACAAGGAAGTCATTTTATCCGCGGGGACGTTCAACACTGCGAAGCTGCTCCTCCTGTCCGGAATCGGTCCCAAGAAGCATCTGGAGGAAATGGGCATTCCCGTCATAAAAGATTTGCCCGTGGGACATAACTTCCACGATCACGTTATGGTCGTCGCGTTTCTGGCCAGCGAAAAGGGGACGTGCACCGAGGAGCAGAAAGACACGTACATGCACACGATCGAGTATCTGCACAGTCGCACCGGCCCGCTGGCCGACACCGACTCGATGGGCGCCTACATCGCACTAGAGAGAGAATCTCATCCCACCGTCCCGGATTTCGCCATGTACCCCACCTGCGTGCCGGTCAACGCCGGTTTTTACAAAGGATGCCAGGTCTCGCTCGGGTACGAGGACAGGATCTGCCGGGAGCTCGACATCCTGAACCAGAACTACGAGCTGATCCCCGTCGCCGTCGTTCTCCTGAAGCCGAAGTCCAGGGGCAAGGTGACGCTGAACTCGAAGAACCCCTTCGACGCGCCGCTGATATACGCGGGCACGTTCAGCGACGAGGAGGACCTGGCCGGCTTCCCGAAGGCGCTGTCGCTGGCGCGCAGCCTGGCCAACGCGACGTACTTCCGCGGCAAGCGAGCCTTCGCGGTGGACCTGAAGCTGGAGGCGTGCGAGGAGCTGAGGGGTGCGGAGGGGTTGAAGTGCCACGCGCGGCAGCTGGCCACGCCGGCGTGGCACGCGGTGGGCACGAGCGCGCTGGGCGCGGTGCTGGACGGCGCGCTGCGCGTGCGCGGCGTGCGCGGGCTGCGCGTGGCGGACGCCGGCGTCATGCCCGCGGTGGTGCGCGGCAACACCAACGCCGCCGTCGTCATGGTCGCCGAGCGCGCCGCCGACTTCATCCAGCGCGAGCTGCGCGCCGCGCCCGGCTACGAGTATTACGACGTGGAGTAG